In Kitasatospora gansuensis, a genomic segment contains:
- a CDS encoding NADP-dependent oxidoreductase, producing the protein MSKAFGFVAYGGPETQEFLDRPVPVPGPGQVLIAVHAAGVNPADWKVRQGLFGTAEPTPRVLGLEAAGVVQVLGEGVVGLVIGDPVFGPTRGGAFAEHTLLEAANAAKVPDDVSFTQAATLSVATATAYDAVEQLALTPGQVLLVLGVAGGVGSAAAQIAAARGIKVLGTASDQAREYVASLGATQIAYGEGVAGRVKAAAPDGVDGILDLVGGEDARVASTTLRAGGRLVSTADRVTVVGLGGEYVKRRYSGEVLTALAALVANGGLDPRISETFTLDHAAEAMLAVESGHARGKCVIEIR; encoded by the coding sequence ATGTCCAAGGCATTCGGATTCGTGGCGTACGGCGGGCCGGAGACCCAGGAGTTCCTGGACCGGCCCGTACCCGTCCCAGGGCCGGGCCAGGTGCTGATCGCCGTGCACGCGGCCGGGGTCAACCCGGCGGACTGGAAGGTCAGGCAGGGCCTGTTCGGCACCGCGGAGCCGACTCCCCGGGTGCTCGGGCTGGAGGCGGCCGGGGTGGTCCAGGTGCTGGGGGAGGGGGTGGTCGGCCTGGTGATCGGTGACCCGGTGTTCGGGCCGACCCGGGGCGGGGCGTTCGCCGAGCACACGCTGCTCGAGGCGGCCAACGCCGCCAAGGTGCCCGACGACGTGTCCTTCACCCAGGCCGCCACTCTGTCGGTGGCCACCGCCACCGCGTACGACGCCGTCGAGCAGCTGGCCCTGACGCCCGGTCAGGTGCTGCTGGTGCTCGGCGTCGCGGGCGGGGTCGGCAGCGCGGCCGCGCAGATCGCGGCGGCCCGGGGCATCAAGGTGCTCGGCACCGCGAGCGACCAGGCCAGGGAGTACGTGGCGAGCCTCGGCGCGACCCAGATCGCGTACGGCGAGGGCGTGGCCGGGCGGGTGAAGGCGGCCGCGCCGGACGGTGTGGACGGCATCCTCGACCTGGTCGGCGGCGAGGACGCCCGGGTGGCCTCGACCACGCTGCGTGCCGGTGGCCGGCTGGTCTCCACCGCCGACCGGGTCACCGTCGTGGGACTGGGCGGCGAGTACGTGAAGCGCCGGTACAGCGGGGAGGTGCTGACCGCGCTGGCGGCGCTGGTCGCCAACGGCGGCCTGGATCCGCGGATCTCCGAGACCTTCACGCTGGACCACGCCGCCGAGGCGATGCTCGCGGTCGAGTCCGGCCACGCGCGCGGCAAGTGCGTCATCGAGATCCGCTGA
- a CDS encoding GTP cyclohydrolase II, whose translation MTDQLSPATVRSNVQIPLVFPDGYQVLAQVFTFHGLTDGAEHLALRLGEPGPGAPLVRLHSECLTGDVFGSARCDCGPQLREAVERIAETGGYLLYLRQEGRGIGLYNKLDAYQLQDQGLDTYAANTALGLPEDGRDYTAAAQMLRTLGATGIRLLSNNPDKAAQLAALDIEVTERVPTGVHVSASNVRYLRAKVEHTNHAIALTELVG comes from the coding sequence ATGACGGATCAGCTGAGCCCGGCGACGGTACGGTCGAACGTCCAGATCCCGCTGGTATTCCCGGACGGCTACCAGGTCCTCGCCCAGGTCTTCACCTTCCACGGCCTCACCGACGGCGCCGAACACCTGGCCCTCCGCCTCGGCGAGCCCGGCCCCGGAGCGCCCCTGGTGCGCCTGCACTCCGAGTGCCTCACCGGCGACGTGTTCGGCTCGGCCCGCTGCGACTGCGGCCCGCAGCTGCGCGAGGCCGTCGAGCGGATCGCCGAGACCGGCGGCTACCTCCTCTACCTCCGCCAGGAGGGCCGCGGCATCGGCCTCTACAACAAGCTCGACGCCTACCAGCTCCAGGACCAGGGCCTCGACACCTACGCCGCCAACACCGCCCTCGGTCTCCCCGAGGACGGCCGCGACTACACCGCCGCCGCCCAGATGCTCCGCACCCTCGGCGCCACCGGCATCCGGCTGCTCAGCAACAACCCCGACAAGGCCGCCCAGCTGGCCGCCCTCGACATCGAGGTGACCGAGCGGGTCCCGACCGGCGTGCACGTCTCCGCCAGCAACGTCCGCTACCTGCGCGCCAAGGTCGAGCACACCAACCACGCCATCGCCCTCACCGAGCTGGTCGGCTAG
- a CDS encoding polysaccharide deacetylase family protein, with protein MTAVPVFLYHSVSDDPPPWIAPFAVTPRAFAEQLDRIADAGRTIVPLHRLVAAIRGGPALPASSAVLTFDDGFADFYWTVAQLLTERGLPATLFVTTGAIHPPGGVAAGSLLPPAPMLSWRQVVTLDACGVEIGAHTRTHPQLDTLPSRWLASELVGCRQELEDVIGHPVTSFAYPHGYSSATVRRQVAQAGFSSACAVVNAFSSGNDEPLRIARLMVRADTTAEKFRSWTRGEGAPVAPLPEHLRTKGWRLYRRARAAVGSPVGGPPEI; from the coding sequence ATGACAGCCGTCCCGGTGTTCCTCTACCACTCGGTGTCGGACGACCCGCCGCCCTGGATCGCGCCGTTCGCCGTCACCCCGCGCGCCTTCGCCGAGCAGCTGGACCGGATCGCCGACGCCGGTCGCACCATCGTCCCGCTGCACCGCCTGGTGGCGGCGATCCGCGGCGGCCCGGCGCTGCCCGCCTCCTCGGCGGTGCTCACCTTCGACGACGGTTTCGCCGACTTCTACTGGACGGTGGCCCAGCTGCTGACCGAACGCGGCCTGCCCGCCACGCTGTTCGTCACCACGGGGGCGATCCACCCGCCGGGCGGAGTGGCGGCCGGCAGCCTGCTGCCCCCGGCCCCGATGCTGAGCTGGCGTCAGGTGGTCACGCTGGACGCCTGTGGCGTGGAGATCGGTGCGCACACCCGGACCCACCCGCAGCTGGACACCCTGCCGAGCCGCTGGCTGGCCAGCGAGCTCGTCGGCTGCCGGCAGGAGCTGGAGGACGTGATCGGCCACCCGGTGACCTCCTTCGCCTACCCGCACGGCTACTCCAGCGCCACCGTCCGGCGCCAGGTCGCCCAGGCCGGGTTCAGCTCCGCCTGCGCGGTGGTGAACGCCTTCAGCTCGGGCAACGACGAGCCGCTGCGGATCGCCCGGCTGATGGTGCGGGCCGACACCACGGCCGAGAAGTTCCGGAGCTGGACCCGGGGGGAGGGCGCCCCGGTGGCGCCGCTGCCGGAGCACCTGCGGACCAAGGGCTGGCGGCTCTACCGCCGGGCCAGGGCGGCCGTCGGCAGCCCGGTCGGCGGGCCGCCGGAGATCTGA
- the lnt gene encoding apolipoprotein N-acyltransferase, whose amino-acid sequence MKLPASLRRPARYASSAAGALPVLTFPAAGLGWLAWVALVPGLELMRRAATAREATVRGWWFGAGFILTAMYWLVPSIGPGLLALAVVFGALQGAVGLAVHRLLHPPVTPGRAALALLVVPSVWVSTEFVRSWHALGGPWALLGASQWEHPAVLGLASVGGAWLVSAAVVAANVGVLILLTGRRLPVRALAAAAVTAALLTGPLLFATQRAPGPSDTATVALVQPGQTPGPEERLAEGERITAALAGRPLDLVVWGESSTTADLDRDPVTLAGLRRLATATGAPLLVGEDARKADGKISKDAVLVTPAGITERYRKIRLVPFGEYVPLRPVLGWLTGVSKAAGENRAPGAGFHLLHSTDRAGRPLPFGALICFESTFPDLSRVAAADGARMIVFQSATSTFQSSWAPQQHASLGALRAAETGRPVVQAALTGESVAYDRQGRRLASLGTGGSGALTVTLPLAEPGAETWYLRLGDWVPYTAAAVTLAAAAGELRRRRAPGAELTERQPEASAR is encoded by the coding sequence ATGAAGCTGCCCGCGTCGCTCCGCCGACCCGCCCGGTACGCCTCGTCGGCGGCCGGGGCCCTGCCCGTACTGACCTTCCCGGCAGCCGGGTTGGGGTGGCTGGCGTGGGTGGCGCTGGTGCCAGGGCTGGAGTTGATGCGGCGGGCCGCGACCGCCCGGGAGGCCACCGTCCGGGGGTGGTGGTTCGGGGCCGGGTTCATCCTGACCGCGATGTACTGGCTGGTGCCGTCGATCGGGCCCGGGCTGCTCGCGCTCGCGGTGGTCTTCGGGGCGCTGCAGGGGGCGGTCGGCCTGGCCGTGCACCGGCTGCTGCACCCGCCGGTCACCCCGGGCCGGGCGGCGCTCGCCCTGCTGGTGGTGCCGTCGGTCTGGGTGAGCACCGAGTTCGTCCGGTCCTGGCACGCGCTGGGCGGGCCGTGGGCGCTGCTCGGGGCGAGCCAGTGGGAGCACCCGGCGGTGCTCGGGCTGGCCTCGGTGGGCGGAGCCTGGCTGGTGAGCGCCGCGGTGGTGGCCGCCAACGTGGGGGTGCTGATCCTGCTGACGGGCCGTCGGCTCCCGGTCCGGGCGCTCGCCGCGGCGGCGGTGACCGCGGCCCTGCTGACCGGGCCGCTGCTGTTCGCCACCCAGCGGGCCCCGGGCCCGAGCGACACCGCGACCGTCGCACTGGTTCAGCCCGGCCAGACCCCTGGGCCCGAGGAGCGGCTGGCCGAAGGCGAGCGGATCACCGCCGCGCTGGCCGGGCGGCCGCTCGACCTGGTGGTCTGGGGCGAGAGCAGCACCACCGCTGACCTGGACCGCGACCCCGTCACACTGGCCGGCCTGCGGCGGCTGGCCACCGCCACCGGCGCCCCGCTGCTGGTCGGCGAGGACGCCCGCAAGGCGGACGGGAAGATCTCCAAGGACGCCGTGCTGGTCACCCCGGCCGGGATCACCGAGCGCTACCGCAAGATCCGGCTGGTCCCGTTCGGCGAGTACGTCCCGCTCCGCCCGGTGCTCGGCTGGCTCACCGGCGTCAGCAAGGCGGCGGGCGAGAACCGGGCGCCCGGCGCCGGCTTCCATCTTCTGCACAGCACCGACCGCGCGGGCCGGCCGCTTCCCTTCGGCGCCCTGATCTGCTTCGAGTCGACCTTCCCCGACCTGTCCAGGGTGGCGGCGGCCGACGGCGCCCGGATGATCGTCTTCCAGTCCGCCACCTCGACCTTCCAGTCCTCCTGGGCGCCGCAGCAGCACGCCTCGCTGGGCGCGCTGCGGGCCGCCGAGACCGGCCGCCCGGTGGTCCAGGCGGCGCTGACCGGCGAGTCGGTGGCGTACGACCGGCAGGGCCGGCGGCTGGCCTCCCTCGGCACCGGCGGCAGCGGGGCGCTGACCGTCACGCTGCCGCTGGCCGAGCCGGGCGCCGAGACCTGGTACCTGCGGCTCGGCGACTGGGTCCCGTACACGGCGGCGGCCGTCACGCTGGCCGCCGCCGCAGGGGAGCTGCGCCGCCGCCGGGCGCCCGGAGCAGAGCTGACCGAACGTCAGCCCGAGGCGTCGGCCAGGTAG
- a CDS encoding carboxylate--amine ligase gives MPQARIEPDRATPALLVKIGHYPQHHGGVGVIRTLGRLGVPVYAMVEDRWTPAALSRYLTGAFVRRTDGSEAPADLLAGLLEIGAAIGRPSVPVATDDEAALLLAEHAEALSRYFLLPPVPSGLPRRLASKAGLFEICRRYGVPSPAAWVPQGYPELLAVGREHGYPLVLKNLEAWTRLRAPAVRHTTVVHDEAELRAACPPGPVPSVLVQEYLPPEQAEDWITHLYCGLDGAGPVVFTGRKLRSWPPGAGVTTRAQSLPNRELAALAAEFCGRIGYHGVADLDWRLDRRDGRYKLVDFNPRTGAQFRLFQSADGVDVVRALHLGLTGRPIPAGPQLVRSFGVGQLDLPSAVVTSWRERRLPQDVLPRAGTERGWLCRDDPLPALGETVRFTGTVAERLRRAVS, from the coding sequence ATGCCGCAAGCCCGGATCGAGCCGGACCGTGCGACCCCCGCCCTGCTGGTGAAGATCGGGCACTACCCGCAGCACCACGGTGGCGTCGGGGTGATCCGCACCCTCGGCCGACTGGGTGTCCCGGTCTACGCCATGGTCGAGGACCGCTGGACCCCCGCCGCGCTCTCCCGCTACCTGACCGGTGCCTTCGTCCGCCGCACCGACGGTTCGGAGGCGCCGGCCGACCTGCTGGCCGGGCTGCTGGAGATCGGCGCCGCGATCGGCCGTCCGAGCGTGCCGGTGGCCACCGACGACGAGGCGGCCCTGCTGCTCGCCGAGCACGCCGAGGCGCTCTCCCGGTACTTCCTGCTCCCGCCGGTGCCGTCCGGGCTGCCCCGGCGGCTGGCCAGCAAGGCCGGGCTGTTCGAGATCTGCCGCCGGTACGGTGTGCCGAGTCCGGCGGCCTGGGTGCCGCAGGGGTACCCGGAGCTGTTGGCGGTGGGTCGTGAACACGGCTACCCGCTGGTGCTGAAGAACCTGGAGGCGTGGACCAGGCTGCGGGCTCCGGCGGTCCGGCACACCACGGTGGTGCACGACGAGGCCGAGCTGCGGGCCGCCTGCCCGCCGGGTCCGGTGCCCTCGGTGCTGGTGCAGGAGTACCTGCCGCCGGAGCAGGCCGAGGACTGGATCACCCACCTGTACTGCGGACTCGACGGCGCCGGGCCGGTGGTCTTCACCGGCCGCAAACTCCGCTCCTGGCCGCCGGGCGCCGGGGTCACCACCCGGGCGCAGTCGCTGCCCAATCGCGAACTCGCGGCGCTGGCAGCCGAGTTCTGCGGCCGGATCGGCTACCACGGGGTGGCCGACCTGGACTGGCGGCTGGACCGGCGGGACGGGCGGTACAAGCTGGTCGACTTCAACCCGCGCACCGGGGCGCAGTTCCGGCTGTTCCAGAGCGCCGACGGGGTGGACGTGGTGCGGGCCCTGCACCTGGGCCTGACCGGTCGTCCGATCCCGGCGGGCCCCCAGCTGGTCCGCAGCTTCGGGGTCGGTCAGCTGGACCTGCCGTCCGCCGTGGTCACCTCCTGGCGGGAGCGCCGGCTGCCGCAGGACGTCCTGCCCCGGGCCGGCACCGAGCGGGGCTGGCTCTGCCGGGACGATCCGTTGCCCGCGCTCGGTGAGACCGTCCGGTTCACCGGCACGGTGGCGGAGCGGCTGCGCAGAGCGGTGTCCTAG
- a CDS encoding NAD(P)-binding domain-containing protein translates to MSAAGTIPVAVIGAGPYGLATAAHLRDCQVPLRVFGRPMESWRDRMPTGMYLKSTPSASSIADPTAQHRLDDFRLFDGRITGGDLYPVPIGEFIRYGLWFQERCVPALEQTTVRRIDTVRAGFRVTLADGEEFTSRQVVLATGLGAFPHLPRELTSLAEAGLASHSSEHRDLARFAGQRVAVLGAGQSALESAALLHEAGAEPTVVARADTLLFGTPPESDRSTDRALTVRLTKPGSPLGPGWSLFAFSRAPVVFRHLPDRTRLHLVRTVLGPSGAWWLRDRVEGRFRLLTGHRLGSVQESAGQVRLALQRPGGGTELLDADHVLAATGYRVDLDRLGLLGPDLRRGLRRIEGAPRLDDSFQSSVPGLYFTGLASAATFGPLMRFVCGTGFAARRISAAVAEAGR, encoded by the coding sequence GTGAGTGCCGCAGGCACGATCCCGGTCGCCGTGATCGGGGCGGGCCCGTACGGCCTGGCCACCGCCGCCCATCTGCGGGACTGCCAGGTGCCGTTGCGGGTGTTCGGCCGGCCGATGGAGAGCTGGCGGGACCGGATGCCGACCGGGATGTACCTCAAGTCCACGCCCTCCGCCTCGTCCATCGCGGACCCCACCGCGCAGCACCGGCTGGACGACTTCCGGCTCTTCGACGGCCGGATCACCGGCGGCGACCTCTACCCCGTCCCGATCGGGGAGTTCATCCGGTACGGCCTCTGGTTCCAGGAGCGCTGCGTGCCCGCGCTGGAGCAGACCACGGTGCGGCGGATCGACACCGTACGGGCCGGCTTCCGGGTCACGCTGGCCGACGGCGAGGAGTTCACCAGCCGTCAGGTGGTGCTGGCCACCGGCCTGGGCGCGTTCCCGCACCTGCCCCGGGAGTTGACGTCGCTCGCCGAGGCGGGTCTGGCCTCGCACTCCTCCGAGCACCGGGACCTGGCCCGGTTCGCCGGGCAGCGGGTGGCGGTGCTGGGCGCCGGGCAGTCCGCGCTGGAGAGCGCGGCCCTGCTGCACGAGGCCGGGGCCGAACCGACCGTGGTGGCCCGGGCCGACACGCTGCTGTTCGGCACCCCACCGGAGAGCGACCGCAGCACCGACCGGGCGCTGACCGTCCGGCTGACCAAACCGGGTTCACCGCTCGGGCCCGGCTGGTCGCTGTTCGCGTTCAGCCGCGCGCCCGTCGTCTTCCGGCACCTGCCGGACCGGACCAGGCTGCACCTGGTCCGCACCGTGCTGGGGCCGTCCGGCGCCTGGTGGCTGCGGGACCGGGTGGAGGGCCGGTTCCGGCTGCTCACCGGCCACCGGCTGGGCTCCGTCCAGGAGTCCGCCGGGCAGGTCAGGCTGGCCCTGCAGCGGCCCGGCGGCGGCACCGAGCTGCTGGACGCCGACCACGTGCTGGCCGCCACCGGCTACCGGGTGGACCTCGACCGGCTGGGCCTGCTCGGGCCCGACCTGCGGCGCGGGCTGCGCCGGATCGAGGGCGCGCCCAGGCTGGACGACAGCTTCCAGTCCTCGGTGCCCGGCCTGTACTTCACCGGGCTGGCCTCGGCCGCCACCTTCGGCCCGCTGATGCGGTTCGTCTGCGGCACCGGCTTCGCCGCCCGCCGGATCAGCGCCGCCGTCGCCGAGGCCGGCCGGTGA
- a CDS encoding VOC family protein, whose protein sequence is MRITESTPGAPCWAEHGSADPRAAQAFYGELFGWRPEPDPRAEAGGYTVMVLGEDPVAAVSPLAAPERPTAWTVVLATADADATAATAKAAGGATLTAPVDVFDEGRFALLADPAGAAFSVWQPGAFRGAALIGDPGSLGWIELATRDVPGALEFYPRLFGWSVSPGESYTQWGLDGRDFGGVLDMGEQFPADLPPYWMPYFAVADVDLSAARAVGLGAEAVLPPTDVPDGPRLAVLRDPLGAVFGIYLADASG, encoded by the coding sequence ATGAGGATCACCGAGAGCACCCCCGGCGCCCCTTGCTGGGCCGAGCACGGCAGCGCTGATCCGCGGGCGGCGCAGGCGTTCTACGGCGAGCTGTTCGGCTGGCGGCCCGAGCCCGATCCGCGCGCGGAGGCGGGCGGCTACACCGTGATGGTGCTGGGGGAGGACCCGGTGGCCGCGGTCTCCCCGCTGGCCGCACCCGAGCGGCCGACGGCCTGGACGGTGGTGCTGGCCACCGCCGACGCCGACGCCACGGCGGCGACGGCGAAGGCCGCCGGGGGAGCGACGTTGACGGCGCCCGTCGACGTCTTCGACGAGGGCCGCTTCGCGCTGCTGGCCGATCCGGCGGGCGCGGCCTTCTCGGTCTGGCAGCCCGGGGCCTTCCGGGGCGCCGCGCTGATCGGCGACCCGGGCTCGCTGGGCTGGATCGAGCTGGCCACCCGGGACGTGCCGGGCGCGCTGGAGTTCTACCCCCGGCTGTTCGGCTGGAGCGTCAGCCCCGGCGAGTCGTACACCCAGTGGGGTCTGGACGGCCGGGACTTCGGCGGCGTGCTGGACATGGGCGAGCAGTTCCCGGCCGACCTGCCGCCGTACTGGATGCCGTACTTCGCGGTCGCCGACGTGGACCTGTCGGCGGCCCGCGCGGTGGGGCTGGGCGCCGAGGCGGTGCTGCCGCCGACCGACGTGCCGGACGGGCCCAGGCTCGCGGTGCTCCGGGACCCGCTCGGTGCGGTGTTCGGGATCTACCTGGCCGACGCCTCGGGCTGA
- a CDS encoding glycosyltransferase: MLATAAGPGTGEDADGRPAGRRRAGTLAPYLLLPVALLCWLLSLRSVDLAAMNDLGLLQVLPPLYWAAVVLLTAGFWLALRDHRVRTGWLTAYLLGLIGMIHATPSLLYPTLRYSWAWKHIAVLDAMIRNDGPVPHPGGFDIYNQWPGFFVLNGLYLRVTGTESALGYAAWAPAATNALLLAPLLLLYRTFTTDRRLVWGALWIYYCCAWVGQDYFAPQAFAFLLFITVLALVAGQLPNGGTGPRGGARPSLTPARAAPSFGRLLAILLLEAAIVVSHQLTPLMLLCALTALALPRRNRRAVLPALAGLLVLTGVWYATVARPFLSANLSDFVAGLTSPEGNIVSGLAGLGAAAPGQVVVAWVDRGLSATVILLAAAAVWRQPWVRRTGLPLLAVAPMPLLVANSYGGEMIFRVYLFALPACAFLIAALLRAGRLPGLRSVTSVAVALALLGGLFFGYYSKENMNYFTPGEVTAARRMIALAPAGAVIVSVTGNVPGGVDRYDLHPRVQLTQESRETQRLLLADPIAGLVLATSFAEAGTPAYLILNRGQAAECYLTGVLPADTVARLGSALDGAPRFTVVFRNDDAVVYRFVPHAA, encoded by the coding sequence GTGCTAGCCACCGCGGCCGGCCCCGGCACCGGGGAGGACGCCGACGGCCGGCCGGCCGGCCGCCGACGGGCCGGGACGCTCGCGCCGTACCTGCTGCTACCGGTGGCCCTGCTGTGCTGGCTGCTCTCGCTACGGTCGGTCGACCTGGCCGCGATGAACGACCTGGGGCTGCTCCAGGTGCTGCCGCCGCTGTACTGGGCCGCCGTGGTGCTGCTGACCGCCGGCTTCTGGCTGGCACTGCGTGACCACCGGGTCCGTACCGGCTGGCTGACGGCGTATCTGCTCGGGCTGATCGGGATGATCCACGCCACCCCGAGCCTGCTCTACCCGACCCTGCGGTACTCGTGGGCCTGGAAGCACATCGCCGTCCTGGACGCGATGATCCGCAACGACGGCCCGGTGCCGCACCCCGGTGGCTTCGACATCTACAACCAGTGGCCCGGCTTCTTCGTGCTGAACGGGCTGTACCTGCGGGTCACCGGCACCGAGTCGGCGCTCGGCTACGCCGCCTGGGCCCCGGCCGCCACCAACGCGCTGCTGCTGGCGCCGCTGCTGCTGCTCTACCGGACCTTCACCACCGACCGGCGGCTGGTCTGGGGCGCGCTCTGGATCTACTACTGCTGCGCCTGGGTCGGCCAGGACTACTTCGCGCCGCAGGCCTTCGCCTTCCTGCTGTTCATCACGGTGCTGGCGCTGGTGGCCGGTCAGCTCCCGAACGGCGGCACCGGTCCGCGCGGCGGCGCCCGGCCCTCGCTGACCCCGGCCCGGGCCGCGCCGAGCTTCGGCCGGCTGCTGGCGATCCTGCTGCTGGAGGCCGCGATCGTGGTCTCGCACCAGCTCACCCCACTGATGCTGCTGTGCGCGCTGACCGCCCTGGCGCTGCCCCGCCGCAACCGGCGGGCGGTGCTGCCCGCGCTGGCCGGGCTGCTGGTGCTCACCGGTGTCTGGTACGCCACCGTGGCCCGGCCCTTCCTCTCCGCGAACCTGTCCGACTTCGTGGCCGGGCTGACCTCCCCGGAGGGCAACATCGTCTCCGGGCTGGCCGGTCTGGGCGCCGCCGCGCCCGGCCAGGTGGTGGTGGCCTGGGTGGACCGGGGGCTGTCCGCGACGGTGATCCTGCTCGCGGCGGCGGCGGTCTGGCGGCAGCCCTGGGTCCGCCGGACCGGCCTGCCGCTGCTGGCGGTGGCGCCGATGCCGCTGCTGGTCGCGAACAGCTACGGCGGCGAGATGATCTTCCGGGTCTACCTGTTCGCGCTGCCCGCCTGCGCCTTCCTGATCGCCGCCCTGCTGCGCGCGGGGCGGCTGCCCGGACTGCGCTCGGTGACCTCGGTGGCGGTGGCGCTGGCCCTGCTGGGCGGCCTGTTCTTCGGCTACTACAGCAAGGAGAACATGAACTACTTCACCCCCGGCGAGGTCACCGCCGCCCGGCGGATGATCGCGCTCGCCCCGGCCGGTGCGGTGATCGTCTCGGTCACCGGCAACGTGCCGGGCGGCGTGGACCGGTACGACCTGCACCCGCGCGTCCAGCTCACCCAGGAGAGCCGGGAGACCCAGCGGCTGCTGCTCGCCGACCCGATCGCCGGGCTGGTGCTGGCCACCTCGTTCGCCGAGGCCGGCACGCCCGCGTACCTGATCCTGAACCGGGGTCAGGCCGCCGAGTGCTACCTGACCGGCGTGCTGCCCGCCGACACGGTGGCCCGGCTCGGCAGCGCGCTGGACGGGGCGCCCCGGTTCACCGTGGTCTTCCGCAACGACGACGCGGTGGTCTACCGCTTCGTCCCGCACGCGGCCTGA
- a CDS encoding glycoside hydrolase family 16 protein → MAPKFFSPKLTVPLLLAASGWAALGALALPTPVRLPVTLAYLLVGPGLALTGPPRAGRGFLATAVRAVALGLAVETLLAVALFVGGWFTPARAVLLLAVLTTLAVLARPPFGRPALAALMLVTACNAGSGTGQEVWNTPGVPSQASGPADGGSPAAPGPWQLVFQDEFDGARLDRGHWATCYDWNDRGCTNRGNRELEWYLPSQAAVAGGLLTLTAERRATDGSDDRHYPWTSGMVSTGRDSWNAQPRATFTRGYFAASIRIPAEAGMFPAFWLMPATRTTPPELDVVEFLGPTNANTAQLTVHWRGQDGSDQHQSEYVGPADYPAGFHVFGLAWERDSLTWYIDGVARHRETDPGRIPDQPMEVLLNLAVGYPKAPPDGVDTARLQVDWVRVWQH, encoded by the coding sequence ATGGCACCGAAGTTCTTCTCCCCGAAGCTGACCGTCCCGCTGCTGCTCGCCGCCTCCGGCTGGGCCGCGCTCGGTGCGCTGGCCCTGCCGACGCCGGTCCGGCTGCCCGTCACCTTGGCCTACCTGCTGGTCGGCCCCGGCCTGGCGCTGACCGGCCCGCCCCGGGCGGGTCGCGGCTTCCTCGCCACGGCGGTCCGGGCGGTGGCGCTCGGCCTCGCCGTCGAGACGCTGCTCGCGGTGGCGCTCTTCGTGGGCGGCTGGTTCACCCCCGCCCGGGCGGTGCTGCTGCTCGCCGTGCTGACCACGCTGGCCGTCCTGGCCAGGCCGCCGTTCGGCCGCCCGGCGCTGGCCGCGCTGATGCTGGTGACCGCCTGCAACGCGGGCAGCGGCACCGGCCAGGAGGTGTGGAACACTCCCGGCGTACCGTCCCAGGCCAGCGGTCCGGCCGACGGCGGCTCACCGGCCGCGCCCGGGCCCTGGCAGCTGGTCTTCCAGGACGAGTTCGACGGCGCCCGGCTGGACCGCGGCCACTGGGCCACCTGCTACGACTGGAACGACCGGGGCTGCACCAACCGGGGCAACCGGGAGCTGGAGTGGTACCTGCCGTCCCAGGCCGCGGTCGCGGGCGGCCTGCTGACCCTGACCGCCGAGCGGCGTGCCACCGACGGCAGCGACGACCGGCACTACCCGTGGACCTCGGGCATGGTCAGCACCGGCCGGGACAGCTGGAACGCCCAGCCCCGGGCCACCTTCACCCGGGGCTACTTCGCCGCCTCGATCCGGATCCCGGCGGAGGCGGGCATGTTCCCGGCCTTCTGGCTGATGCCCGCCACCCGCACCACCCCGCCCGAACTGGACGTGGTCGAGTTCCTCGGCCCCACCAACGCCAACACCGCCCAGCTCACCGTGCACTGGCGGGGCCAGGACGGCTCCGACCAGCACCAGTCGGAGTACGTCGGCCCGGCCGACTACCCGGCCGGCTTCCACGTCTTCGGGCTGGCCTGGGAACGCGACTCGCTCACCTGGTACATCGACGGGGTGGCCCGCCACCGGGAGACCGACCCGGGCAGGATCCCGGACCAGCCGATGGAGGTGCTGCTCAACCTGGCGGTCGGCTACCCCAAGGCTCCGCCGGACGGTGTGGACACCGCCCGGCTGCAGGTGGACTGGGTACGGGTCTGGCAGCACTGA